The Candidatus Saccharibacteria bacterium oral taxon 955 DNA segment TATGTGGGGCGGATGTTTAATGTTGTAGAAAATATAACTAGTGCTTCATTTGATGTAAATATGTCTATTTTTTGCGTAGGTGAGATAAGCTCTAGGTGAATTGTATATAAACATATTACAAAAAATCAACATTGATAATTTCACAACTTAATAGACATCTACAAGTGTTGTATAGTCAATTATGCAATAATCACAACAATGTTTTCGGTACAATAGTTGACAAATTATTATGCTTGTGCTATTCTGAAAACAAGCTTTTACAGAAACAAACAATAAAAGCCACAGCAAACAAAACAAAAACCTTAACAACTTAAACCAACAGTTCCGCGGCATAGTTGACGGAAAGTAGGCATCGACACAGGTATGACACAATAATTCGTCGAACGAATTACGCACCTCACTTTAAGTACCAATCATGTGTGGCGTTGCCTATGCTCCGCCAATTGAATATTCAAATGTGAATAGTCTTGGCGTTGTAGCGCGCGAAGCAGTAGCTCACGCTTGGTTAAACCTCAGCAGTTATTTTGCTGATGAAGTCTCTACCAAGCGTGGAGTGAAGTATTCGCAGGGACCTATGCTCGCGTTTCGCGAGCGGTCAGTAGCCTATAGCGGCGTAGCGGGCGACCCTAATAGTTGTTTGTACAGGTGTTTCGCTTATTTATTCGCTCGTCGCTATGGCTCCAGAATCTTGTTATAGTGTTATGATAATGACATGCTTGGGAAAGTATTAGCATTATCCACACTTGCAGCGTTTGTTCTGCTTTCAGCACTGATGCATTCTACGTCTCCGTCTACCATTCATCCGATAGGCATTCTTGCGGCATTTATTTTAATTTATATGCTAGCACTTGGTGTGCTGTCTTTTTTTGTCTACAGTGCGGTAAATATTATAGGTAGGTTGTGGCGTCGGCCTATAAAGATATCCTTAAAAAACGCTTATTTTTACGCATCTGTATTGGCCCTGGCGCCAGTTATGTTGATCGGTATGAGGTCGATTGGTCGCGCCAACGTTTATGAGGTTTTTCTCGTGATCATCTTTGAGGTTGTAGCCTGTTTTTATATATCTAGACAGCGTTAAGTATATATTTATTTTGAAACAGTTATGGTATAATTTACAGATATGGAGCCCAGGCAAGAAGGACTAACTAGAGGGGTTGAGCAAGCACCACCGCGACATGTTGAATATAGTGTCGCAAACTCGTTAGAGAGGCCAAAAGATAATCCAGAGGTGGGCGCTCAGGGTAGGCCAGAGGTCGGTGAAGTTCAGGCTGAGGCTGCACAGATTGCTATGCCGGCGCTGCCTACGCCAGTTGTTCCGTCGACCAATACTGCTCAAGGTGTAGCTACTGATGATGTGCCTATAGTGGCGAACGATGATGATTTGATTGAGAAGGAGTGGGTCGATAAAGCAAAGAAAATTATTGCGGAGACGAAAGATGATCCATATCGTCGCGAGAGGGAAGTCAGTAAACTTCAAATTGAGTATATTCGACGTCGGTATGGTCGTGAGATAGGTGACTCTGGAGACTAGTATGGGTGGGGTGAGTGCATTTATTACGTTATTTATCGTAACAGCTCTTATTGTGGGTGGAACGACGGTTATTTTTATTTTTTACCGTAGGACGCTACGTGAGGCGAAGAACTATGAACGCGGACTAAAAATGGTGCCTATCCTAATTCACCTTCCTCCGGCTAGCGAGGATATTGCTGACGAAAATCGTGACAAGCGAGACCTTACTGAGGAGGTATTGTCTCAGGCGCAAGTAATGTACAACATTATTGCAAGCACTGCCACAAAGGGATTTAAGAGTAAGATATATGGACAGAGGCACTTATCGTTTGAGATTGTTGCTCGTGATGGATTGATATATTACTATGCGGTCGTGCCGACAGTTTTAACTGATGTGGTTCGACAAGCTATCGCAGCCGCTTATCCTGCAGCTCGGCTTGAGGAAGTTACTGAGCATACGGTATTTAGTCGTGTTGGTAAGACAAGTGGCACAATAGGTGGTGAATTTACGCTGAAGAAAAGCTTCTCTTATCCAATTGCCACATACCTAGAGTCAAAGCGCGATGCCTCTAGGGCTCTTCTGAATGCTATATCTGCCGCTGGTCGAGAAGATGGTGTGGGTCTGCAGATACTTATACGACCAGCTAGTGAGGGTTGGACTAAGTCTTCGCTTAATCTTGCTGATAAGATTACTAAAGATAAAGGGGTAAAAAAAACAGGGGTGTTCTCTGGCATGGTCTCTCCGAGGGAAATAATGGAGGCACTTTGGAAACCGCCAGAAGAAGACGAGAAAAAGGCCGACGAAAAGCAGTTGAACGCTGTCGAGCAGTCTACTATTGAGGCTATTCAGGAAAAAACTAGATACCCAGGGTACGAGGTGCTCGTACGTGTTGTGGTTTCCTCGAATACTGCTGCTCGCTCTCAGGCTCTTCTAAAAAATATCGTAGCTGCTTTTGCTCTATTTGACTCGCCTACGTACAATGGTTTCAGGTTTAATCTTTCGAAAAATATAGAGGAACTGGCGTCTTCTTATATATTCCGTTTTTTCCCTCAGCAGATTAATCAGAATATCTTAAACAGTGTTGAGCTTGCTACGATATTCCATTTGCCTGATCAGAACAGCATTCCTACGTCCCAGGTTAAGAGGCAGATGAGCAAGCAGGTTGATGGTCCGACGCAGGTTATGGATGAGGGTCTATTGCTCGGCTATAACGAGTTTCGAGGGGTAAAGAAGCCAATTAGACTTGGAATTAAAGATCGACGACGACACGTGCATATTATTGGTCAGACGGGTGTCGGGAAGTCTGTTTTGCAGGAGAATCTCGCTTATCAGGATATGATGGATGGCCGTGGATTTGCTTTTGTCGATCCGCATGGTGACTCTGTAGAGGCGCTGCTCTCCAAGATACCTAAAGAGCGTGTTGAGGATGTGGTGTACTTTAATCCAAGCGATATGAGTAACCCAATTGGGCTCAATATGTTTGAGTTTGATCATCCGGACCAGAAAGACTTTCTTATTCAGGAGGCGATTAGTATGCTTTATGGTCTCTATGATCCGGGCCACACGGGGATAGTTGGCCCGCGTTTGGAGCATATTTTCCGTAACTGTGCACTACTCCTTATGAGTGACCCTAAGGGGGGAACGTTTGTTGACATTCCAAAGTTGCTGGTAGACGAAGAGTTTATGAAAAGCAAACTAAAATATGTGACTGATCGGCAGGTTCTTGATTTTTGGACTAAAGAGTTTCCGGCAAGTCAACGCTCCAGTGAAGCTGGCGAAGTCATTAGCTGGGTTAGTGCTAAGTTTGGTCCGTTCGTCAACAACGATACCATGCGAAATATTATAGGTCAGCAAAAAAGCGGGATTAACCTTGCTGATGTTATGAATAACAACAAGATTTTACTTGTGAATCTTTCAAAAGGTAAGATGGGCGACCTTAACTCTAAGCTGCTTGGTATCATATTTGTGATGAAGTTTCAGGCTGCGGCAATGGCTAGGGCTAATATGCCAGAAGAGGAAAGAAAAGACTTCACACTATATGTTGATGAGTTTCAGAATTTTGCTACTGACAGCTTTGAGACGATCCTGTCGGAGGCTCGTAAATATCGACTGAGTCTTGTCCTCGGAAATCAGTTCATGACTCAGTTAAAGGAAGAGCTGAGGGAGGCTATCATTGGTAACGTAGGTACTACTATTACGGGCCGAATTGGTATCACTGATGCAGAGATTATGGTAAAGCGTTATACTCCAGTTTTTGATGCCGAGGATCTGACTAAACTGCCTAATTATGAGTCGGTTGTGGTTGCGCAGATTGAGGGTGTGCCCTCGGCGCCATTTAGTATGAGTTGGATTCCTCCTATGGGGCAATCTAATCAGCAGCTTAGTGATGCCCTGAAGCGCTTGTCTGCGGCCAAATACGGTCGTCCTCGTAGTCAGGTAGAGCAGGAGATAGCCCAGCGTCTCTCATTAGGGGAAGCCGCATCTGGATCTCGCGCCCCTTGGCGATCTGCGGCTAACTCTTCGGGTTCATCTTTTCTCGATGAATGGTTAGCAAAGCGAAAGCGGATGACAGGTGGGGTCGGTGTGCCGACGACATCTACAGGCCTTCAGCAGGCTGGGTCGGGTGTCGCGAGCGGGCAGCAGCCCGTGGCGCCAGTACAGGCTCAGGCGATGACTCCTGGTCAGAGCGGAGTACCTCGCCAGCATGCAAATGTTTCGGCGCAGGCTTCGCCTGATACCGCCATGCCATCGTCTTCTTCTGTCGGCACAAAGCGCCCAACTATGTATAGCCCACAGCCGTCTCTCCAGGAGGAGATGGAGAAGGAGCTTAGGGAGGACTCTAATAAGCTAACTCTTCGAGGGCAGGGATCTAGTGATGAGGTGTCGATAAAACTGCACTAGATGTGCGGTTTTTGTCTGCTGAAGCAAACGGGATATTACTTGCTCTTTCCGAAAATAAGAGCCCTAAAGTAGTCAAATACTAGGCCCAATATCCATCCAGCGGCAAAAGAAGCGATCGTCTCGCCGCCAGAAAGGGCGTAACCATAGTACCGAGCGATTAGGTAGATGACCAAGGTGAATAGAAAGGCGAATACTGATCCAGAGAGTATGGCGTTTGGACGTGCGACCGTACCTCCAACCACGTCGCTTATTTTTTCTACTGTAGGGTTATGAATAACCTTGCTGAAAGCACGGCTCGGCGCTGACATGTGTGAGCGTACCTCGTCCATAGTTGCGTTGAAACTCGCATTCCGTTCACGCTTTGATACAGGACCTAGTTTTTTCCTAGGAGAGGTTTCTCTCGAATTATCTATTTTATGTGGCTTCTCTTTGCTGGTGGCTTGTTCGAGGGCTTCATTGCGTACGCTGTCGATATTTTCTTTTTTTTCAATAGTTTTCTCTCGCTCGTTTGCGAGCTCCTTGTAGCGCTCATTGGCGATCTCCCTTAGCCTTTCTTGGTCAAAGGATTGTTCGTGATTGCTGAATGCATCTTTCTCTTTACTCATGACCACCCCTTAATATTTATATTGTACCTGCGTTGAAATCGCGACGAATGAGCCGGACTTCTTTTTTCATCTGGCGCGAGCGTGCGTAGAAGTAGGCGACTATTGCTAGTGTTGCGCCTGCAAAAATCATATTCTCGGTTGGTCCAGTATGCGGGAGTTCTGAGACGGTACGTTCAACGAACCGTTTTTGAATAGGGCAACCTACGTTGATTGACACCGTATTACCAAATACATTATCCATGCGACAGTCGTATGATTTACCATCGCTTACGTTGGCGCCCATGGCAGGTATAGGGTTTGCCATTTGTACGGTAAACATACGAGTTTGTGACTTACCTGGCTCTAGCTTGAACGATGGCCATGTTAAAGTTTTTTTATCAGCATTGTAGGTGCCTCCGCCAGTTTCAGTTACGCTTGCGTAGTCTGTGATATCTGAGAGATCTTCGACAATATCTACGTTGGCAGGTGCCTTACCACGGTTTACAACCTCTAGAGTGTACATAATCTTGTCTGAGGCTTTGGCGGTTGTCGTTGAGGCGTTGACGTTACCCTGGGTAATATTTACCGCCGTTTTGGTCTGTACAATACTTGCTGAACATTTTTCATCCTTTATCCATAGGGTCGGATCGCCTGGACAAGGCTGACACTCTGGACTATCTTTTGTGAGCTTTGGATTTTGTGGACACATCTCTGGGGCGGGGACGTTGAATGTTTTTACGCAGTTGCTGTCGGTTTTGTCACCGAGCGATGTTTTCACAGTCAGCTCTACGGTGTAGGACCCCTGTGCCTTGGTAGTGTATGTATATGAGTCAGTAGTTTTGTTTGATTTTATCGTTTCCGTCTTGACTACAACGCCATCTTTCTTGATAGTGTATATATATCCTGTAACTGTCGCGCCATTGGCCACACTACTAGTGGCGGACATTTGATAGTTGTCCAGTAGCTTTGTGATCTTTAGGCTTTCGCACTTTGCGACAGGGTCTGGTTTGCATCTAGGGTCGTCTGCCCTTAAGTGGCCTTTGCCTGGTACGGTACACATCTTTGGAGGTGTTGTGCAGTTCGGGTATGTCCCTATAGTTCCAGGAGGGCACACCTTTGGGGGAGGAAGCCTCTTGAGTAGTAGGTTGCCGCATACGGCCATAATGGCGAACTCACCAGCGCTAGCAGAATAACCCCTTAAGCCCGCATACCAACTATTTCCGCCCCAGGCTGAGAGAGGTCCATGGTAGTATGAAGTACCATTTACTGTAACTGAACCATCGCGCTGCTTGCTTGATTGTCGGCCAAAGCTAATAGGCCAGTCTGAACCTTTGATCTGATAACTGCTGTTGTATCCTCTCCAGGTCCCTGCGGCCAGCTCCGAGCGTGTGATACCAAAGTAGCTCATGAAGCTACGGAAATCTTGGCGATTATTGTCCCACGCGGATAAGATACACTCTTTTGTTGCACAGCCACCATAAAGTATATTGTTGGGGCTTGCGGCGTTTGCCGACTCGGGTGGTGAAAATACGGCAAATGATTGCACTACCAGGGCTAGTGCTGTAAAAATAAGACCGATACGACGAGTTGCCTCTTCTTTTCGGAGGCGTTTCGCGTAGAACCCAAGCTGTCCAACGAGAGCGGGGCTAAACGCGAGGTTTGATACGAGTTTTCTAAACATAGAGCTACTTATTTTTGTTTAATTTTATACCTCTCAGTTGGCATTTTAGCATAAGAATTATGTTCACTGCAACAGGTTGAATGAACAATTTTTTTTATGGTATAATGGCTACATTCTTAATAAAAAGCTGAACTATTTACCGAAATGAGGGGACAATGGCTAAACACAAAGACGACAGCTCTTATGATGGCTCGCAAATCCAGGTCCTAGAGGGGCTTGATCCTGTTCGTAAACGCCCGGGAATGTATATTGGGAGCACTGGATATGAAGGCGTTCATCATCTTATTAAGGAGATTGCCGACAACTCGGTTGACGAGGCAATTGCAGGACATGGCACGCGAGTTGATATTCGTATTCTTGAGGATGGAGGTCTTGAGGTAACTGATGACGGACGGGGTATCCCTGTCGATAAGCATCCAAAAACAGGCTTGAGCACACTAGAGACGGTGCTTACTGTCCTTCATGCCGGCGGTAAGTTTGGTGGAGGGGGATACAAGGTCTCGTCCGGATTGCACGGTGTCGGTTCAAGTGTTGTCAACGCTCTCTCTGCACGTATGATCGCTGAGGTTGTAAAAAATGGTGAACTGTACCGAGTGGAATTTGAGCGAGGGAAGACGTCGGTACCGTTCAAAAAAGTAGGCAAGACAGATCGTAGTCGTGGTACGCGGATTACTTTTTACCCAGATCCGGAAATATTTAAAGAAACTGTCACGTTTGATTATAAATGGGTTGTTAGTTACCTTCGTCATCAGGCATATCTGACTAAGGGGTTGTATGGTACGGTATACGACGAGCGAACAAAAGAGCGCCAGGCCTTTTATTTTGAGGGGGGCATTAAAAGCTATGTAAAAAATCTCAATGTAGGAAAAGAGACTTTAGGTGATGAGGTGTTCTATGTCGAGAAGCGGGTCGATGACTCTATGGTAGAGGTAGCTATCCAATACAACGACTCATACATAGAAACGGTACGACCGTTCGCCAATAACGTGCTGACACCAGATGGGGGGACTCATCTGGTAGGGTTTCGTGCTGCTCTTACCAGAGCTATTAATGATTACGCACGAAAGAATAGTCTCCTAAAGGAGAAAGAAGATAACTTAAGTGGTGATGATATTCGCGAGGGGCTCACTGCCGTAATCCTTGTTAAACTTCCAGATCCACAATTTGAAGGTCAAACCAAGAATAAACTAGGCAATCCTGAGGTGCGTCGATATGTCGAACAGGTAATGAATGAGTATTTTGCGTACTTTCTCGACGAAAATCCTGCTACAGCGAAAAAGATCGTTGGTAAGGCGCTTCTTGCTGCGCGTGCTCGCAAAGCTGCTCGTGCGGCTCGAGATAGTGTTATTCGGAAGGGTGTATTGGACGGGGCAAGCCTTCCGGGTAAGCTAGCTGATTGCTCGAGCAAGAATCCCGCTGAATGTGAGCTATATATCGTGGAGGGTGACTCGGCTGGTGGGTCTGCAAAGAGCGGCCGCGATAGTAAGACTCAAGCAATTCTTCCGTTAAGAGGTAAGGTTCTTAACACGGAGAGGGCACGCCTCGACCGAATGCTGGCTAATAATGAAATCGTTAGCCTAATCAAGGGTATGGGCGTCGGCATTGGGGATCAGTTTGATATCAATGGTCTTCGCTATGACAGGATTATTATCATGACTGACGCCGATGTTGATGGAAGCCATATCGCGACACTTTTGATGACATTCTTTTTCCGCTACATGAAAGAGGTTGTCGAGGGGGGTCATATCTACCTTGCAAAACCACCTCTATTTCTCATAAAAATGGGCGGTAATAAGCGTGAGTATGCTTATAACGAAGAGGAACTGGATAATAAGTTGCGAGCAATGATCGAAGAGCGAAAGGCCCGCGGGGCTAGTGTTGACGAGAGCGAATCGCTAGTAAAGCAGGCCGGGCTAAATGAGTCATCTCTACAGCGATACAAGGGTCTTGGTGAGATGGACGCTAGCCAGCTTTGGGACACTACTATGAATCCAGAGAATCGTGTGCTTGTCCAGGTGAAGATTGAAGATGCCGAGCGTGCGGATGCGATATTTACAAAATTAATGGGCGACGAAGTTAGCCTGCGTAAAAGCTTTATTCAAACTCGTGCAAAAGATGTTAGCCTAGAGGAGTTAGATGTCTAATATGGATGACGAAAAAGTAAATACACCCCTAGAGGGCGAAGTAGTTGAGCCGGAGCAAACACACTCAAAAGTTCTTGAGCATCGTACGGTGGAAGATGTTATGGAAGACAGCTTCCTTCGATATTCGATGAGTGTAATCATTGATCGCGCTCTTCCAGATGTTCGCGATGGAATGAAGCCTGTGCACAGACGAATTCTTTATACAATGGGTGAGCAAGGACTAAGGCCGGGCGGAAGGTTTGCAAAGTCGGCTCGTATTGCAGGTGATGTTATGGGTAAGTATCACCCTCACGGTGATTCGAGTATTTATGACTCCATGGTTCGCCTTGCTCAGGACTGGGTGATGAGGTATCCGCTAGTTCAGGGGCAGGGAAACTTCGGATCTATGGATGGCGATCCTGCGGCGGCGAGCCGATACACGGAGGCCCGATTGGGTCGTGCTGGAAATGAGTTATTGACTGATCTCGACAAAGAGACGGTTGATTTTCGTGATAACTACGATGGTTCCGAGCAAGAGCCGGTAGTTCTTCCTGCCAAACTTCCCAATCTGCTCCTCAACGGACAGGTAGGTATTGCGGTTGGTATGGCAACAAGCATACCGACACACAACCTTGGCGAGCTTGTTGATGCAACGGTTGAGCTGATTGATAATCCTGACGCAACCGTTGATGACCTTCTCGGGTATGTTAAAGGCCCAGATTTTCCAACTGGCGCCGTTGTCTACGGCGGTGATCCTATGAGGCAGGCCTATATGACAGGTAGAGGGAGCGTCACAATTCGTGCTGTTGCGACGATTGAAGAGGCTAAAAAAGGCCGTCATCAGATCGTTGTAACTGAGATGCCGTACGCGGTTAATAAAGCTAACCTAATTGAAAAAATCGCCGATCTTGTTAAGGATAAGAAGCTGACAACTATTAGTGACCTGCGTGACGAGAGCGCTCGTGGGAACGTGCGAGTTGTTATTGAACTCAAAAAGGACGCTTATCCAAAGAAGGTGCTTAATCAGCTGTACAAGCTTACGGCCCTTCAGACAACGTTCCACTATAATATGCTTGCGCTGATTGACGGTATTCAGCCTCGAATACTGGGCCTGCATGATATTTTGAGCGAGTTTATTAAGCACCGTCAGCAGGTTGTCCGTCGACGAACAGAGTATGAGTTGCGCAAAGCAAAGGAGCGGGCGCATATTCTCGAGGGATATAAGATCGCACTTGATCACATAGATGAAGTGATTAAGACTATTCGTGCAAGCAAGACCCAAGATGAGGCTGAAGCGGCACTTATAGAGAAGTTTGCCTTGAGTGAGATTCAGGCAAAAGCTATTTTGGCGATGCAACTCCGTCGTTTGACTGGCTTAGAGCGTGAGGCTATAGAAAATGAGCTGAATGAGCTTCGCGCACTCATCAGTAAGCTAGAAGCCATCCTTGCTGATGAAAAAGAGATTTTGGCAATTATCAAAACTGAACTTCTCGAGATGAAAGAGAAATACGGCGATGAGCGTAGGACCAAGATTATTAATCACGAGCTTGGCAAGTTTAGCGATGAAGAGCTTATCCCAGAAGAAGATACCGTTGTTCTTTTAACTACAGAAAACTATATCAAGCGTACACTGCTTACTGACTATCGTCGCCAGAACCGAGGGGGTAAGGGTAAACGAGGGATGACAACCAAGGAGGAGGATGTTATTGATCAAATCGTGCC contains these protein-coding regions:
- the gyrA gene encoding DNA gyrase subunit A, which codes for MSNMDDEKVNTPLEGEVVEPEQTHSKVLEHRTVEDVMEDSFLRYSMSVIIDRALPDVRDGMKPVHRRILYTMGEQGLRPGGRFAKSARIAGDVMGKYHPHGDSSIYDSMVRLAQDWVMRYPLVQGQGNFGSMDGDPAAASRYTEARLGRAGNELLTDLDKETVDFRDNYDGSEQEPVVLPAKLPNLLLNGQVGIAVGMATSIPTHNLGELVDATVELIDNPDATVDDLLGYVKGPDFPTGAVVYGGDPMRQAYMTGRGSVTIRAVATIEEAKKGRHQIVVTEMPYAVNKANLIEKIADLVKDKKLTTISDLRDESARGNVRVVIELKKDAYPKKVLNQLYKLTALQTTFHYNMLALIDGIQPRILGLHDILSEFIKHRQQVVRRRTEYELRKAKERAHILEGYKIALDHIDEVIKTIRASKTQDEAEAALIEKFALSEIQAKAILAMQLRRLTGLEREAIENELNELRALISKLEAILADEKEILAIIKTELLEMKEKYGDERRTKIINHELGKFSDEELIPEEDTVVLLTTENYIKRTLLTDYRRQNRGGKGKRGMTTKEEDVIDQIVPANTHDWLLFFTNKGRVFRLKAYEVPAASLAAKGVAAVNLLQLQPEEKITSIIGLGKDAKDDGYLFMATIKGTVKKTPLKDYANIRTNGLITINLDSGDELRWIKQTTGDNDVIISTSAGQAVRFNEQECRPMGRAARGVRGVRLRPNDSVVGMDVVNDDEQTLLVISEKGFGKKTKVANFPSHKRGGVGIKAAVVTTKTGPIISVQTIDPSMAEAILVSKNGQTIRLGLDDIKLLGRTTQGVTIMRLSDGDAVSSIGLMEASNRSEDTTSVEGSK
- a CDS encoding TraM recognition domain-containing protein — its product is MGGVSAFITLFIVTALIVGGTTVIFIFYRRTLREAKNYERGLKMVPILIHLPPASEDIADENRDKRDLTEEVLSQAQVMYNIIASTATKGFKSKIYGQRHLSFEIVARDGLIYYYAVVPTVLTDVVRQAIAAAYPAARLEEVTEHTVFSRVGKTSGTIGGEFTLKKSFSYPIATYLESKRDASRALLNAISAAGREDGVGLQILIRPASEGWTKSSLNLADKITKDKGVKKTGVFSGMVSPREIMEALWKPPEEDEKKADEKQLNAVEQSTIEAIQEKTRYPGYEVLVRVVVSSNTAARSQALLKNIVAAFALFDSPTYNGFRFNLSKNIEELASSYIFRFFPQQINQNILNSVELATIFHLPDQNSIPTSQVKRQMSKQVDGPTQVMDEGLLLGYNEFRGVKKPIRLGIKDRRRHVHIIGQTGVGKSVLQENLAYQDMMDGRGFAFVDPHGDSVEALLSKIPKERVEDVVYFNPSDMSNPIGLNMFEFDHPDQKDFLIQEAISMLYGLYDPGHTGIVGPRLEHIFRNCALLLMSDPKGGTFVDIPKLLVDEEFMKSKLKYVTDRQVLDFWTKEFPASQRSSEAGEVISWVSAKFGPFVNNDTMRNIIGQQKSGINLADVMNNNKILLVNLSKGKMGDLNSKLLGIIFVMKFQAAAMARANMPEEERKDFTLYVDEFQNFATDSFETILSEARKYRLSLVLGNQFMTQLKEELREAIIGNVGTTITGRIGITDAEIMVKRYTPVFDAEDLTKLPNYESVVVAQIEGVPSAPFSMSWIPPMGQSNQQLSDALKRLSAAKYGRPRSQVEQEIAQRLSLGEAASGSRAPWRSAANSSGSSFLDEWLAKRKRMTGGVGVPTTSTGLQQAGSGVASGQQPVAPVQAQAMTPGQSGVPRQHANVSAQASPDTAMPSSSSVGTKRPTMYSPQPSLQEEMEKELREDSNKLTLRGQGSSDEVSIKLH
- the gyrB gene encoding DNA topoisomerase (ATP-hydrolyzing) subunit B, yielding MAKHKDDSSYDGSQIQVLEGLDPVRKRPGMYIGSTGYEGVHHLIKEIADNSVDEAIAGHGTRVDIRILEDGGLEVTDDGRGIPVDKHPKTGLSTLETVLTVLHAGGKFGGGGYKVSSGLHGVGSSVVNALSARMIAEVVKNGELYRVEFERGKTSVPFKKVGKTDRSRGTRITFYPDPEIFKETVTFDYKWVVSYLRHQAYLTKGLYGTVYDERTKERQAFYFEGGIKSYVKNLNVGKETLGDEVFYVEKRVDDSMVEVAIQYNDSYIETVRPFANNVLTPDGGTHLVGFRAALTRAINDYARKNSLLKEKEDNLSGDDIREGLTAVILVKLPDPQFEGQTKNKLGNPEVRRYVEQVMNEYFAYFLDENPATAKKIVGKALLAARARKAARAARDSVIRKGVLDGASLPGKLADCSSKNPAECELYIVEGDSAGGSAKSGRDSKTQAILPLRGKVLNTERARLDRMLANNEIVSLIKGMGVGIGDQFDINGLRYDRIIIMTDADVDGSHIATLLMTFFFRYMKEVVEGGHIYLAKPPLFLIKMGGNKREYAYNEEELDNKLRAMIEERKARGASVDESESLVKQAGLNESSLQRYKGLGEMDASQLWDTTMNPENRVLVQVKIEDAERADAIFTKLMGDEVSLRKSFIQTRAKDVSLEELDV
- a CDS encoding DUF11 domain-containing protein, with product MFRKLVSNLAFSPALVGQLGFYAKRLRKEEATRRIGLIFTALALVVQSFAVFSPPESANAASPNNILYGGCATKECILSAWDNNRQDFRSFMSYFGITRSELAAGTWRGYNSSYQIKGSDWPISFGRQSSKQRDGSVTVNGTSYYHGPLSAWGGNSWYAGLRGYSASAGEFAIMAVCGNLLLKRLPPPKVCPPGTIGTYPNCTTPPKMCTVPGKGHLRADDPRCKPDPVAKCESLKITKLLDNYQMSATSSVANGATVTGYIYTIKKDGVVVKTETIKSNKTTDSYTYTTKAQGSYTVELTVKTSLGDKTDSNCVKTFNVPAPEMCPQNPKLTKDSPECQPCPGDPTLWIKDEKCSASIVQTKTAVNITQGNVNASTTTAKASDKIMYTLEVVNRGKAPANVDIVEDLSDITDYASVTETGGGTYNADKKTLTWPSFKLEPGKSQTRMFTVQMANPIPAMGANVSDGKSYDCRMDNVFGNTVSINVGCPIQKRFVERTVSELPHTGPTENMIFAGATLAIVAYFYARSRQMKKEVRLIRRDFNAGTI